Proteins from one Candidatus Eisenbacteria bacterium genomic window:
- a CDS encoding DUF5123 domain-containing protein has translation MGLPIVVVHFLRRCRLATFLSVLFLPGIVSAREIIVAPSGGDFATIAAGVGAAQAGDTVTVRAGIYNGAVSFGRSGSAAAFITLRGDPGAILDGTGGPGQGITISSRNYIRVTGMTVRNFMGSGTPMGISVDGSSSFIELRNNLIHNIESPNDNAHGIAFYGTAATPMTNIVVEGNEIRNCRLGQSESLVLNGNVTGFTVAKNLVHDNDNIGIDFIGFESTGPAGQDQARNGICVENVVYNISSATNPTYFGDRSADGIYVDGGRDIVIERNKVDNCDIGVEVASEHLGKTTSNITVRNNFISRGYQGNVLMGGYDASRGNAQNVVVVNNTTYQGTGGEIVLQYNCDGITIKNNILDAKAGQPYIFNGGGNNTNVTVGNNVYFGASSTSPGSYPDASARFVNPLLVTPLTDLHLQAGSPAIDAGINLGNDAQGQPLSGVSSIDGTPRVHGSAIDIGADEFGAVAAVGGSNSPPSPNLMAHARPNPFNPLTTIVYTVATEGRVSLRIFDASGRLVRTLADVIRRPGQFTASWDGKTDGGTPSASGAYFLQARFADGTKAQQKVTLAR, from the coding sequence TTGTGGCGCCTTCGGGCGGGGACTTCGCCACGATCGCGGCGGGCGTCGGCGCCGCCCAGGCCGGCGACACCGTCACCGTGCGTGCCGGGATCTACAACGGGGCCGTCTCGTTCGGCCGCAGCGGCTCGGCCGCCGCCTTCATCACGCTGCGGGGCGATCCCGGAGCGATTCTCGACGGCACCGGTGGTCCCGGACAGGGGATCACGATCAGCAGCAGAAATTACATCCGGGTCACCGGGATGACGGTGCGGAACTTCATGGGCAGCGGCACGCCCATGGGGATCAGCGTGGATGGAAGCTCGAGCTTCATCGAGCTCCGCAACAACCTCATCCACAACATCGAAAGTCCCAACGACAACGCCCACGGCATCGCCTTCTACGGCACCGCGGCCACCCCCATGACCAACATCGTCGTGGAAGGCAACGAGATCCGGAACTGCCGCCTGGGCCAAAGCGAATCATTGGTGCTGAACGGCAATGTCACCGGGTTCACCGTGGCCAAGAACCTCGTCCACGACAACGACAACATCGGGATCGACTTCATCGGATTTGAGAGCACGGGGCCCGCTGGCCAGGACCAGGCCCGCAATGGCATCTGCGTGGAGAACGTGGTCTACAACATCAGCTCCGCCACAAACCCCACGTACTTCGGGGATAGATCCGCCGACGGCATCTACGTGGACGGCGGCCGCGACATCGTCATCGAGCGCAACAAGGTCGACAACTGCGACATCGGCGTCGAGGTCGCGAGCGAGCACCTCGGCAAAACGACCAGCAACATCACCGTGCGCAACAATTTCATCTCGCGCGGCTACCAGGGCAACGTCCTCATGGGAGGTTACGACGCGAGCCGAGGCAACGCGCAGAACGTGGTCGTGGTCAACAACACCACCTATCAAGGCACCGGCGGTGAGATCGTGCTGCAGTACAACTGCGACGGGATCACCATCAAGAACAACATCCTCGACGCCAAGGCCGGCCAGCCTTACATCTTCAACGGCGGAGGCAACAACACCAACGTCACGGTGGGGAATAACGTATATTTCGGCGCCAGCAGCACGTCGCCGGGGTCCTACCCGGACGCGAGCGCGCGGTTCGTGAATCCTCTCCTGGTCACCCCACTCACCGATCTACACCTGCAGGCGGGTTCGCCCGCCATCGACGCGGGAATCAACCTGGGTAACGATGCCCAGGGCCAGCCCCTTTCAGGCGTCTCGAGCATTGATGGAACCCCGCGCGTCCATGGAAGCGCCATCGATATCGGCGCCGACGAGTTTGGCGCGGTGGCGGCAGTGGGCGGGTCGAATTCTCCGCCCTCCCCGAATCTAATGGCCCATGCTCGGCCCAATCCCTTCAATCCGCTCACGACCATTGTCTACACCGTGGCGACGGAGGGTCGTGTTTCGCTCCGCATTTTCGACGCGTCAGGGAGGCTCGTTCGAACCCTGGCGGATGTGATCCGCCGGCCGGGGCAATTCACCGCCAGTTGGGACGGTAAGACAGATGGCGGCACCCCATCCGCCAGCGGTGCGTACTTTCTACAGGCGCGCTTCGCCGACGGGACCAAGGCACAACAGAAGGTCACCCTAGCGCGATAG